A region of the Arctopsyche grandis isolate Sample6627 chromosome 10, ASM5162203v2, whole genome shotgun sequence genome:
GTGATTTTATTTTCCTCGgtgatgtattttttattcattgagGATAGGCTTttactctacatatatataatgttatGAAAATGTATGATTATAAAACTACTAGAGCCGTTCATAAGTATATAATTGTATATCTGTTATAGGTACACTCGTGCTGAACGTGATTTAAGGCAGGCTCGGCCTTATGGACAGGGCTCTAAGCAATTTTACGAAAGAGCTGAAGTCGCATCAGTGGAGCCACAGACTCCTCAACGCCTCATCGTGGCCATTACATCCGACAGGGGTAAGTGTCTAtgcagaaaatttaaaatatacctcTCCTTGTGCAAATACTGATTGTTGCTGTTTATATTTAAGGACTTTGCGGTGCCGTACACACTGGTGTTTCCAAGGTCATTCGTGGAGACTTTGCCGCTTCTGCCGACGCTGTCGCCAACACCAAAGTGGTGTGTGTCGGAGACAAGTCCCGTAATATTCTCCAACGTCTTTATGGAAAGAATATCATGCTTGTAGCTAACGAGGTGTCTATTATATCATGCATAtgataaatttacaataaataatataaaaaattgtaacaaTTTTCAATCCGATTTCAGGTTGGTCGTCTTCCACCTACATTTTTGGATGCTGCCAAGCTTACCATCGCTATCTTGAATTCCGGCTATGAGTTTTCCTCTGGAAAGATTGTTTACAATCGCTTCAAATCTGTCGTATCTTACTCTCAATCTGATATGCCACTTTTCAGTCAGTCTGCCATCGAAGTAACTACTGATTTCTATTTTGTGTTCATTTTCGTTTTGCATTCTGTTCTCtgtgttgattattttttaatgaatttttaggCTGCACCAAAACTGGCCATCTACGATTCGTTGGATGGTGATGTAATCAAGAGTTATTTGGAGTTCTCAGTCGCTTCAATGTTGTTCTATGCCATGAAAGAGGGAGCTTGCTCCGAACAATCGTCCAGGATGACGGCTATGGACAATGCCAGCAAAAACGCCGGGGAGATGATTGATAAACTTACCTTAACATTCAACAGAACTCGCCAAGCTGTCATCACCAGAGaacttattgaaattatttctgGTGCTGCCGCTTTGGAGTAAatgcaatattttcaaaaactcTAGTGGCAGTATATTCCGATTTTAGTTGTGAAAATTAATATGACTTCAAGATCAGAAAgagttcattttaatttattccagCGGTAGTGATACAAAAGAGATTTTTctgcatttattattatttgtagaaATGTTTCTTTTACTTGTCTTATACTCCACGGTACAATATATTTTAGGAGAATATAATTTACCTCTATAATATTTAAAGGTATAATTTAACatctatttaaattaaaaatgttaaacatagaattgatttttttcttatccACACAATCCAATCCAGAATCCATGCTGatcctatgtataatatttaatttattggttGATAATATAGTTTCTTCAACCCAGGAAGTGAAGAAAgtcgtatgtatattatgagtatttttattttacaaaaacatcTTGCATGACAACAGATTTTTAGTCTTGCAGGTCAAATGCATTCTAGAATgggtaattaaataatatatatacagtatACTCTTGATTATCAGAACTAATGCATTTAATATTGTTTCTATTGTTATTGACAATAGAAACAAATCTGCATCATAATTCATTGAAATCATGAATCATTTGAATCGCGATCATGACTACTTCCTTGATGTTTTCCCcaacatattaaattttccattaatctGTATATTCGCTCGCCTAAATCTTCTCACAAtcctataaatatattttcacgttagaaagaatctttctccatgatcgaACCAGGATTATTGATTTTACtattctgtgtatatatgtaggtagcatcCAATACACTCTTCTTTTTCCATAAATTGATCAAGTAATCTTCCTCAGCATTAGTTTTGAGAAGATATGCATGACAAAgccgtttcattgatgatataacACCTTGGCCTGTGGGTTGAATTAGACTTGTAACATTAGGTgggaaaaattgtctttgttttTAACAAAACTTCATTTGGATGAGAACGATAACTACTAATACTACTTATAAAGAATACTGCTTTCTGAATAAAGAAAGAATACTACTTTATGCGGCAaccttttactttttaaaaaaactcaCTTAAGGAACCCATTTCATCTTGAACCAATCTTCGGAGATCTCTAACCATCCATGCtccttttttgttattataatcaACAGGAAGATGTTTTTAATTTCAGTCCCCTTAAATGATTTAGGTTTTCCAATTAacaaaagtttcattttatgAGTTCCTGATGCATTTCCACAACACGACTGAAATACGCCTTTAGATAATTTGTGGCCAGGAGTGGACTTTTCATTGGAAAACACTTCAAAATAAGCGTGTCTCATCTGTATTATAGATTTGATCGGGTTGCAAAATTTCTAATTGAAAAAATTCTTGAAATTCGTTGCAGAATTTATCAATGGCTTCAACAAAACCACTGAGACGTTCTTGTATTATAAGCTAACGAATACCATATCGTTGCTTAAATCTAGTCAGCCATACAGATGAGGCGTTGAAGTTGCCTTCTATTCCcaatttttcatggaaaaacttACCTTAGTAATTAAACTTAACAACCAATGCTCCAAATCTACGTACTTGCTATTTGtgtttgatttatattatttatctcaATAGACTCGTATACTCGTAAAAAaacgaatttatttaaatcacgAATAACCTGCACCCGGATAATCAAGAGTACACAATGTATATTAAtgaattgataatattttatttttatttcaatcgaacatgtacactcgcctttacagatggctccaaagcgacgagtgtactaataaagATACAATGCGATCAATACAAGCAATTATGCAATTCGAATTcttacaaacatcatccacagtgacatctatggagaaatttttccagcattttattataaaaattgacgaacctcaagacgctgaataacttgagattttcaagagagattggaaaaaagattttacaggaaccctttcaatggaaatcagacaattggcaaaccctgttaggaaacgatcggcctggagtcacaaatcaagttCTGGCCAATAGCTACCGGTggaaatcgaaccgtgaccagtCCGCtcgaagcattatatgcttCACAAGTCCATGCTGCTGTTTATCACTTcagtgtatttttaaattaatttattttaattaaccgAATTTTAAACACTTCacaatgtacaaatgtatttttgCCAAGCattcagcgttccatacttctttcagTGCACTAGACCTTATACAGCATGTGATACACCATTTGATCTCTCATTTGTGTTATTGTTTATTACTTacctcaatattttattttatttttatttttttacatagatatataccaggaaggcttgacaggaagaccccaatgcgccttcctggacaattaattacaaacaatgcaattttatcattacataaatcactgtatttccagaagctgaagaacacgaaataacaattaattaattaattaattacagaagtAATCCATTGAGATATGGGGCGTATGGAGTGAAACGACAGAGTTATTGAAGCACGACTGTTTAATTTGATGGGCGGGAAGAAAGTAAAGTAGCAACAGACTAACATGGCCGAGTTGGTGCCAACTCGCAGGATGGCgaccgaaactcgaccatgtcgtatagccgccacagagacatctatggatttagattttgtacataatttttacaaattatacacacaataaatacagaagatttgtgacaacaggaacgatgattttttgccaattttgaggaaccatttcaacaatgagtcacaaatacccccaaatatgtacatacatatatcattgaaggaaataaattttatgcagatgtatttacattgtaatatgtaatttaatatttaagacCATACAATACTACATCTGTCATATcttcaagaaaataaaatgcTTTACCATATTTCAGCATAGAGCAACTCGAAAATATTTGCATAGTTGTGGAAAATTTTCATAGATGTCTACGAAACGATACACTTAttacataaagtaaaatttaatactaacaATAAAGAAGACATAAAtttagtattacatacatacatttattttattaagtttgagtatatttaatttttcaaacacaTCAAAAATCcgtaaattgtttttaaattcttttattttatatgtacattatagaattgaattttggaactgaaataaatatttcaattaaattaaatagtatatatgtattctacTGCCTTAATTACATCTACTTCAAATGTACACCTTATGTTTTATGAATTCGGTTTACCGACCTGAAATAACATCGCCGACAGGAATTTAATGGGAAACTGGACAGAGCGACATTTTCACATGGATTCATTTCACGCGAGGCTGAAGATTATCCTGATATTTCCACCTTCGTCTCCCACCTGCACATTTCCTGTCGATATTGTGATGACAGATGTCAACCATTCGAGAAAAAACAATCCTAATTCTGAACGCTTTCATAAATAAACGCAACAACTTACTACTCTCCCGTATCCTCCACGCCATAACAAGTAACACATTGTACTAATAATTCACATTGGAAAAGTATTTCAATTCAACCATggtaatgtttttattatgcgAAACGACATTGAACGTCATTATCCTGAAATATGGTCCAGCATGAAAATATGTTAGTACTCTCATACGAAGATTTGAAATATGTAGAATAACGCAAACTTGTGATACAACCATGAGAACGTATACGTATttgcatagtatgtatgtacttggagGGAAAtctcatacattttatatattacttcgCTCAGTATTGAAAGTACTATTTCTTCTATTCAAATCCTCACCAAGTAAACCAATATCAACACTGGAAATGCAAGTAAAATTGTAACCTCAACTTGAAGTTTAATCTATGTGGGTTAGGAGAAGCGACTTtagtacatttatgtatattcttaacatacatttatattttgattaaatccgtaaaaaaatccGAACTCTGAAATAACAGGTACCCCGACTGTTAAAATAAGCtaagtgttccgttaaaatttccgggTTTGTTAATTTTATGCAATGGAACACCATTGcataaaaagtttgggaaactcTATATTAGATCGTCGATCTCGGTTTGATCATGAAGATGCATCCCAATTTACTTCCTTCCCGGCTGTCATATTAAACAGCGTGTGTTAATCCACACCGTCATTCCACTCCTTTCGCCCCCATAGCTAATGTTGATTTCACAGgaaacttttttttgctctattGCATTCTGATGGAACGTATGTTGTGAATTGCCATTGCTCTAATCACCATTCGATACCTATTTCTAAGTTAAAGTATGCTCTCACATTCGATTCGATGTAGCGTGACGAGAACCAAGCATGCTTTCACGTTCGTGCACTGTATTTttacattgtaaggacgtaaaataatttctttatttttattaaattacctcttattaagctatataatattattgcgtaggagtgggtggaggatccaagtaaaaggccaaagtcgtgtcacagcatttattggtacACTGGCAGAATGtattgatatcgcctaagtaccgccttataaggggtagatctttcaggacatcttcgacgtctaatttgtttacctattgttatggtcacgtattcggatatgaattcccacgacattcggtcccacggtaccaaggtatcggtcacttctgagaactccacgggaatacgaccgagtgccgctactacgccattttttagcttacttgcacttagtttgcagataatcctcgaaaccaattataacggtcgcacggtgtcagggatgcgcctcggcttaatccgattgcacttaaccggcggctctttactaacctcttattttggtatacgtaacaatattgttaCGATATAATTCAaagcaaggtctttaataatattaccgCAAGTTTTactaacatgacgttgacaattacttttgtcgtctaataaatataaatttccattaatataataaacaagGTTTTTGGTAGCTAAGTGCAAAGCGTTAAAGGCTTGATAGCTCATATAATTTAGACCATTTTGATCAACACATACTACCTACATAGGTCCAAAGTCTTAcggttttttaaaatttatttttagagtttttgtgtttttactaaaaagatttttagtaaaaacacaaaaatttcacagtttattgctaattctgcCCAAGTGGTATAttagtcaattattattattttttgtttttctagtgtttattcaatcaaataaaagcaAATATAACCATCTGTattaacagaaaaaaatataagaggcataataagttttcaaaaatttgtcaagtaggaaaaaaaatttttttttttggtgccatcttatcaattcccgataaatcatcaccagtgaTATCGCTGTTCTTCAGGTCaagtacgggcactacggaatcatcactccggccccaaaattgtgaattgggcttctgattctctcacattcagaacaccaatttgtGAGGCTTTGTttgctttaaacgcctctgctggtgagttgtgtccagtAGCTGCAAAGCTTCTTTCTGACGGTGCaatctcaactcgtgcctcctggcgcattctcggatgacttctgtaggaaaaatgtgatatttttttgtatttaaaaaagagATGAAACCTTTTTCGAGTAGGGGGTGAATGCCATAGCATGTAAATTTTACGTAAATCTCATGgtagatcggttcgactatagTAACAAAACGCATCACCTTGtgaacgaatatacatatacaggttGCCTACTGAATTAAGTATAAATTAGAATCTACCCTGAAAATGCAGTCTAAATGCGTAAAACCAAATTCCGGGACTATACAATAGAAGCAGAAGAACTTTCCGCTAACCAAATAAAAGCATGCTCTTTGTAGAAGTTTAAACATAAATGCAAAACAGTCGAcgctgtacatatattttttttagatactcgaTGGATTCTGTAGCGTTTCTTCTTATCTTCAAGTGATATTTTAGAACCGTACTGATAAAAAAATGATGTATACCGTAATTCCAACAACTGCACACCCGGTCGACGCCCTTTACATCAGAATTCCTTAACGCACCGATCTTAGTTCGTTaataccagcagcatagctcggtagccagcagcatagctcggtcgttaagcttttgCCTACACCAAGAGGTGACGtcgttcgatcccatgagctgacctcgattgaaaagaatttttctaagTATATCTGTagagctgctggtcagacctagatatttgtgactcccggtcgatcgtttcctatcagagtttgccaattttctctgatttcattgttgaaacggttcccgattaaaattggctaaaaaaaacactaatggacaattcatagatgtctcgttaatttgcgagttttcagtgtcttgtaattcaaaGACTTGTAAtataaatgctgcattgtttgtaattggccagaaaggcgcattggggtttacctgtaaggctttcctggtataaatgtaaaaaataaataaataaataatactgttacgtacgccgtggattgagcgaattgcacttaaaccaacggatatctgttatcggattaactaaatgcatgcacttacttccaaagattatatctggactctaagtgcatttaggctaaacaatgaccgttattagttatttctcagaatcggtacgggaagacccaatggcttggaaatacatatccgaatacgtgactatacaacaggtaaacagattaggtgTCCTGAGAGaactaccctttataaggcggtacgtaggcgatataattcattctggacggagcagtgacagtgcgtgtaactcctgaatcatcaataaatgctgtgaaacgactgttggccttttacttggatcctccacccacccctacgcaacaataccattATTATTCCAAGAAAGGAAGTTTGTATACTAGGACTGTATCTAGAGATCTTCATTGTCTCTagattcaaattttaacatgccATCCTTTGCAGAGCACTTACAGTAGGATTggctttaaaattaataaaatactacCGATTCAAATGGCAGGCAACATTCTACGTTTGGCCAGGAATATATAAATCGAATTATCCTATCTGAGAATACTTAGGATTTGACTCGGGACTTTCACGTCAATCACACATTCTTATACGCATTTGATATGCGACTTTTACCCATAGAAATTTTCTCTTTCTTCTGTAATTGCCAATTATTGACGATTTATCGACGCGACATCGGGGCATTATGTTGATTCGGTCGATCGATGCATAATTCAAGATACCGCAGACTGCCTCCACCAAAGGCCAGCTCTCCAGGGTGGTCACGACAGGGGATGGGGGGGTTGCCCCGAGCGTTAAGGGGTTAAAAGTGACTCCGATGCAATGGAGCAGCAGTAAAATCGCCACATTTCTTCGAACATCTCCCTCTCCCAGCTCGGTAATTTTATCACCGGGCGTTATCATGGTAACGCACGCAACTCACAAGCGTCCTGCCGAACCGGGCGAGGATTCTGCCAAATggtgattttaaacaataaaattgagACATGGTCTTTTGTCTTCCCTTATATTACCCTTTGTTCCGCGGAGGGAAGGTCGCTCGTTGCCTTCTATGTTGATCGtttgcatttattatattcCCAAGCTTTTTCCCGCCGCCGCATCCTTTTTATGAATTAATAAAAGAGGCCTAACCCGAAACTTTCTCCTTTTTTCAAGTACAATccacatataaattaataaaattataatattcgtaCGGTAGTTCGCGTTGAAATCCTTTCGGAGAGGATCCATTCATATGCTAACGTCATATACCTACTCGTACTTTTTTAATTACACCGTCATATTGTTTAAGATTGTTTTTAATCTGTTGTTTTTTTCCTCCAATTGTTGCAGAAAAGGATCACCATCCAAGTCGGTCGGATTGCAAATATGGGACTAAAGTTTCAACGGTATCTATCACTGTTATCTCCCTGTCAAcgtaaaatattgttgcgtaggggtgggtggaggatccaagtaaaaggccaacagtcgtctcacagcatttattgatgattaaggagatacacgtattgccagcgttcagtccagaatgacctgatatcgcctacgtaccgccttataaagggtagatctctcaggacgcctaatctgtttacctgttgtatagtcacgtattcggatatgtatttccacgacattgggtctccccgtaccgattctgagaaataactaataacggtcattgtttagcctaaatgcacttagagtccagatataatccttggaagtaagtgcctgcatttagttaatccgataacagatatccgttggtctaagtgcaattcgctcaatccgcggcgtacgtaacaatatcatgTAAATACAGAAAGACGTATTTGACGTAgaccagggtttcccaaactatgttccgcggaacaccagtgttccgGTGAACATGAATTGGTGTTCTGCGACAATTTGGAAAGGTTTTATACACTACAACACATTTAAAGATCTTCTACTTCAtattgaaaggcgagtgatgaTCAACATCAACTGATGTTTATGACGTCAAGTATCTCCATAGGTACAGGCAGAGAACCATCTGTTCTCACACCATGTGCATGAAAGAGATGAGGTATATTGTTTTTCCCGAACCGGCTGACATTGTATTTTGCATTggcaaacatttttattacataccgaAGTGAGATAGTTATCCAGAGGAAAAGCACTATTAAGGCTTTATTTCGAAGTAAGTTAGTGGTTAGAAGTTTTAACAAATCCTTCATGGTTGCTAAAATTTGCATATCTGGCAAATAGTTTTACCTagtgcaataaatttaattttaatactagaGAAAAAAATGGCgtcttttgataaaaaaaaaatacaattctgCAACAAAGACAAAGTGTAGGAATAGGCTTGACGCCACACCAGATATTAGAATTCAACTTACCAACATTGTGCCTAATATCAAAAAGATATGCAATTCAAGGACTCAAAATCATCAAAGTCTAATGAGTTtgt
Encoded here:
- the ATPsyngamma gene encoding ATP synthase, gamma subunit — translated: MFSRAVPAVSGQALCLVNQQQNRGMATLKHISMRLKSVKNIQKITQSMKMVSAAKYTRAERDLRQARPYGQGSKQFYERAEVASVEPQTPQRLIVAITSDRGLCGAVHTGVSKVIRGDFAASADAVANTKVVCVGDKSRNILQRLYGKNIMLVANEVGRLPPTFLDAAKLTIAILNSGYEFSSGKIVYNRFKSVVSYSQSDMPLFSQSAIEAAPKLAIYDSLDGDVIKSYLEFSVASMLFYAMKEGACSEQSSRMTAMDNASKNAGEMIDKLTLTFNRTRQAVITRELIEIISGAAALE